A region of Massilia sp. WG5 DNA encodes the following proteins:
- the selD gene encoding selenide, water dikinase SelD gives MTTPDQAIKLTSFSHGGGCGCKIAPGVLSEILKNSTGFPVPKELMVGIETADDAAVYKLNDEQALIATTDFFMPIVDDPFDFGRIAATNAISDVYAMGGTPIMALALVGMPVNKLPLDTIGKIIQGGESICAEAGIPIAGGHTIDSVEPIYGLVVMGLVHPSKVKRNADARAGDVLILGKPLGVGVLSAALKKDKLDAEGYAAMIANTTKLNKPGKALAELAGVHALTDVTGFGLLGHLLELARGAGLSAQLEMAKIPLLPGVEQLAREGFFTGASGRNWDAYGMDVDLGDGVGDTGRVLLTDPQTSGGLLVSCDPGSVDEVLALFAREGFGHAAVIGRMEAGAPRVKVD, from the coding sequence ATGACCACTCCTGACCAAGCCATCAAACTCACCTCCTTCTCGCACGGCGGCGGCTGCGGCTGCAAGATCGCACCCGGCGTGCTGTCCGAGATCCTCAAGAACTCGACCGGCTTTCCGGTGCCGAAAGAGCTGATGGTCGGGATCGAGACGGCCGACGACGCCGCCGTCTACAAGCTGAACGACGAGCAGGCCCTGATCGCCACCACCGACTTCTTCATGCCGATCGTCGACGACCCCTTCGACTTCGGCCGCATCGCCGCCACCAATGCGATCTCCGACGTGTACGCAATGGGCGGCACCCCGATCATGGCGCTGGCCCTGGTCGGCATGCCGGTCAACAAGCTGCCGCTGGACACCATCGGCAAGATCATCCAGGGCGGCGAATCGATCTGCGCCGAGGCCGGCATCCCGATCGCCGGCGGCCACACCATCGACTCGGTCGAGCCGATCTACGGCCTGGTGGTGATGGGCCTGGTCCATCCGTCCAAGGTCAAGCGCAATGCCGACGCGCGCGCGGGCGACGTCCTCATCCTCGGCAAGCCGCTGGGCGTGGGCGTGCTGTCGGCCGCGCTGAAGAAGGACAAGCTGGATGCCGAGGGCTATGCGGCGATGATCGCCAATACCACCAAGCTGAACAAGCCGGGCAAGGCGCTGGCCGAGCTGGCCGGCGTGCATGCGCTGACCGACGTCACCGGCTTCGGCCTGCTGGGCCACCTGCTGGAACTGGCGCGCGGCGCCGGCTTGAGCGCACAGCTCGAGATGGCGAAGATCCCGCTGCTGCCGGGCGTCGAACAGCTGGCCCGCGAGGGCTTCTTCACGGGCGCATCCGGCCGTAACTGGGACGCCTACGGCATGGATGTCGACCTCGGCGATGGCGTCGGCGACACCGGGCGCGTGCTGCTGACCGACCCGCAGACCTCGGGCGGCCTGCTGGTGTCCTGCGACCCGGGCAGCGTCGACGAGGTGCTGGCCCTGTTCGCGCGCGAAGGCTTCGGCCACGCCGCCGTGATCGGACGGATGGAAGCGGGTGCGCCGCGGGTGAAAGTCGACTGA
- the senB gene encoding selenoneine biosynthesis selenosugar synthase SenB, with the protein MARPHILIVSPASARENNGNWQTASRWMRHLSARGRVTVAQDWNSGQAAPDLLIALHARRSASSLAAFAQAHPGRPSVLVLTGTDLYRDIHEDASARASLARATALVLLQAQGLDELPPPERARARVIYQSAPAPQAARPRAGSFDIAMIGHLRAEKDPLTFMRSAALVSAPGVRLLHVGGALDPALGDAARATQAANPRYRWLGALPHMAARRQLARCRAMAICSRMEGGANVIIEAVTSNVPVLASDIGGNRGMLGTDYAGFFPPGDAAALARLIDRLAVDAAFRNRLLRQCAARRRLFAPGRERAALLDLVDNLLLRNP; encoded by the coding sequence CCTCATCGTCAGCCCCGCCTCCGCCCGCGAGAACAACGGCAACTGGCAGACCGCCAGCCGCTGGATGCGACATCTGTCCGCGCGCGGCCGGGTGACGGTCGCGCAGGACTGGAACAGTGGCCAGGCGGCGCCCGACCTGCTGATCGCCCTGCACGCGCGCCGCTCGGCAAGCAGCCTGGCCGCCTTCGCGCAAGCCCATCCCGGGCGGCCCAGCGTGCTGGTCCTGACCGGCACCGACCTGTACCGCGACATCCACGAGGACGCGTCCGCGCGCGCCTCGCTGGCCCGCGCGACGGCGCTGGTGCTGCTGCAGGCGCAGGGGCTGGACGAACTGCCGCCACCGGAGCGCGCCAGGGCCCGCGTGATCTACCAGTCGGCCCCCGCGCCGCAAGCGGCGCGCCCGCGCGCCGGCAGCTTCGACATCGCCATGATCGGCCACCTGCGCGCCGAAAAGGATCCGCTCACCTTCATGCGCTCGGCCGCGCTGGTGAGCGCGCCCGGCGTGCGCCTGCTGCACGTGGGCGGCGCGCTCGATCCGGCCCTTGGCGACGCCGCGCGGGCCACCCAGGCCGCCAACCCGCGCTACCGTTGGCTGGGCGCCCTGCCCCACATGGCCGCCCGGCGGCAGCTGGCCCGCTGCCGCGCGATGGCGATCTGCTCGCGCATGGAGGGCGGCGCCAACGTGATCATCGAGGCGGTGACCAGCAATGTACCGGTGCTTGCCTCCGATATCGGCGGGAACCGCGGCATGCTGGGCACGGACTACGCCGGCTTCTTCCCGCCGGGCGACGCCGCCGCGCTGGCGCGCCTGATCGACCGCCTCGCCGTCGACGCAGCCTTCCGTAACAGGCTGCTGCGCCAGTGCGCGGCTCGGCGCCGCCTGTTCGCTCCCGGCCGGGAACGAGCGGCGCTGCTCGACCTGGTGGATAATCTCCTTTTACGCAATCCTTGA